The Apus apus isolate bApuApu2 chromosome 1, bApuApu2.pri.cur, whole genome shotgun sequence nucleotide sequence TATATGGATCCTACTGCCCTCGTGGAATGTAATTTAAAAGTCCACCtcttgagattaaaaaaaaaaaaaagttcaattaccatgcttctgtatttcattaGTTTAATCACCATTCATTGTAATGGAATTTGTGTTTAAATTACCAAATTACATCAATCCCGAACTAAGACTGTATTGGTTGGGCACCATGACATGGGCAGTCAGATCCAGAGCCTGGTGttgggctgcagagctgagcagtggCTGATGCAGGGTACTGGCTGCAGGTAGCTCTTTAATGTCTTGTTGATTAAGTCACAGTAGAGTAAGGTTCAAGCTGCTTGTGATAGCTAGTTGCAGGCTATCAGAACATCAGCTTTCTGGagtttatctatttatttttttttaatctctttctctcttttaaaataaactattttgcTGAAGATGTTGCTGTTCTAATAGAACCTGTGGTTAAGTTTTGTCTGCTTAGGTAGCTGCAGGTGTTAACTGTGCCCCTGGCCCTTTGTGCAGATGCAGTGTGCTTTGTAGATGTAAATACATACCTCCTTCTGGTGTATCTTCTCGTTCACTGTCTtgcaaaacagataaaaactACTGATGATCATTTTGAATTGGTAATATTATAATATGGTCCATATGGGGGACCACTGTATAGTCAGTGGGTCAGCACAGTATTCATGAGGAGGAGCTGGCCTGTCAATGGTGTGTAGAGGCTCTGGGCTTGTTCTGTCTCCTGAATGGCTGTTTTCTGAAGAGGGAACCAgagagcacagcactgctggtgctTGTTTGGGGCTGTCTGGATTGTTTTCTTTACCATTGTCATTAGTACAAGACTTTGATAGAGTATTAAATAAACCCAAAACTGGTCTAATGCATTCTAGTTGTACATgatcttaaagaaaaatttgaTTTCAGAAGTTGTAAGGGACCTACTGACAAGCTGTAGTGAACATCAGTGCATTAACTACATTGACTGCTTTAACTTCTCACCTGAGTTTACATGGACGTATTTCATAAATCTGCATGAGATTCAATGTGTTCTGTATGCAGctgagaaaaaacccaccatggTTTAATGAATGCCATACATTGCTGACATGTGGCACATTGCATGAATACAACagtaactaatttttaaaattataaggTTTGCACGAATGAAGTAGGACTCAGTTCTCCCAGGTGCTGTATAAGCACAAacaatttctatttcagaaagcTATGGACAACATAAAAGACAAGAAGCAGCATGCAGGTGTTGAACTGTTCTTTGTCAACAACCCAAGCAACCTGCTTTCTTGTTGTCAATGGTAGCACATCAAAACCAGCAGTTTGTTACAAGGACACCTGTGTTCTGAAATATTCTgtctttaattttgaattaactccctcagcctttcatTTGTGAATTAATCCCTTCTAATGCAAGTAAACATCACAGTTGTGGTTGTCCAGGTATTGTTAATCTGCATCACACATAGGCTGAATACAGTAAATGTAGGTGATGAGGACAGCTTTGTTTCAGACTGGTACTGAGCTCCAGGTGTGGTTGTTGAACTGTGTATTATTTCTACAAAACACTTTCTTTTATGTGGATTTTGAGTGCCGAGTTCATTATTTAGGGCTGCATGTTGATTTGGACCCCTAAGCTAAGATGGAAATAGTTCTTGGCAAGCACCTTGCTTAATTCCTTAATTCACTTTTGGTCGAGATTGTTAGCTTTATTCCactccccctttttcttttttttttttttcccccctcttgttaacatttcttttaagtagTGCATTTAATAGTAAAGTGAATAGAAATTACATGCTGATCACTTCCCTAGTGGTACATACTCTTGTTTACGATTTCAGGACTTCTTTGAACTTGGCAGTTTCTGATATAACAAGAACATGAGTAGCATTATCATGGTGAGAAGCTGAAAGCTTTTAAGATTAGCAAAATAGAGTGGTAAAGTGCAACCTTTATCCTGGGTTCTGCGGTATGTTTTtacctcatttttcttctccaggattTTATTGTTAGTATGCTATGACAAACAGCACTAGGTTTACTTTTCCTATAATAATAATACCAATGCCTACTACAAACTATAAATCTTCATGGATCAATGAACAATATTGTGGGTTGGCAAAAATCTCTGACTTTGTCTCTTGGTGTAGTAAACTTGTTTTTGAAGTACTTTATTGGAATAAACTTGAAATCTGTTTATGAGACTGCTGGCCTTGCATCTTGGTATGcagatagatttttttcttttttcctttttcccccccaacGCTTACcttaagtaatttatttgttaGGCATTTGGAGAGATGGACTGCTGTTCCCATGCTGCTTGCCTTGTTTTGCTGACTTCTGGCAGTCAAATCTTCCAGCTCTCACTTCGAACTTGGAAGCAAACATGGACATTTTGGTCTCTTGTTTGGCCCACTAACTACCACCAGTTTAACCCATGAGCCAAAGCAGCCTGTTTTCCAGGCAGTGCCTGCAGctgattgttgttgttgttattcttTGCATTGTGAGCTAATTGTGAGAAAGTGAGATCAGAGGAACCTTTTTTAACAGAGTAACTCTATCTGGGGGAGCTCTTTGTAAGGCTGACAATAGTAGATTTTAGGGGCCCAAATAGTGTGTTAATGACCACAGTGGAGCTTGTTTCCTACAAATCTGAGGTGGGGATTCTGTGTGAGTGTTGTGGTTGGAGGCTGTAGGCAGATCTCCAGCCTGAGATTAGgatgtttttgttcttttggaaATAGTGCAGTGGTTGGGCAGGtggtgaaaggaaagaaaatgcatcaAAGGGGTTACGACTGATAACTACCTTTATTCCCACTCCCCCACTCCATAGCTGCATATGTGACAGGTATTTTAGGTATTTACGTGCTGAAGTAAATCTTCATTTGAATGATGATCTATCATGGAAATGGATATATGTAATGCATTAGAGTAGCTAATGATGTTTTTAAGGTTAATGGCAATTGTGGAGCTGTTCAGAAATCTGTCAGGATCACATGCTTTAAAAGCAGTTGGTCTTTCACATCTTCTTATGAACAGTGTTGTGGCTTTCAAGTGAAGTGACTCTCATGATACGGGAAGCTCTTCTGCATTTGGAAAATGCTGTGTCTCTGACAAGTAAGagagcttagaaaaaaaaattagtggaAAACCTCAAATGCTGCGTTTTTGTGTAGCATCCTATACGGGGACTCAGAGGAAAAAGACTGCTACGTTGAATTGAAGTATGTTTGGTAGCAGCACAAAAGAAGTTGTATAGACTGAAGTTGtacttccctccctgccctaaAAGTAATCCATCCTGCATTAGTTGTGCAGCTGGCTGGCAATCCAGAGGTCAGAAAGCATCCCGACAGTTCTTGTGGGATCCGAGCCGCTTCCTGAAGGCAGTGCAGCCCCGGGGAGCTCGGGAGCTGCTGCTACGGATGAGGAGTCCGTGCGGGGAGCCCGAGGTTtgggcagcctctgctgctcGCGTCCCTATTGGGCTCCGGGGAGGTTTGTGAGCTGGTGTAGTGCGGCGGTGGCCCCGCGCCCCTTTCCTGGTGTCTGGACTGACCGGCGGGCACCGGGTGGTGAACTGCGGCTCAGCCAGTCGTTAAGTTGTCTCTCAGATTGATGATACCgtttaaaagcaaacacactgtctcccaggtttttttgttttgttttgttttaatgtggCTGTATGAACACTGGAGCTCTTTCTGTTCTCGTTTTCTTCCTCTGGACATGCATATTTGATGCAGGTTTTGCTAGATGCCAGATTCGCCGCGTCACTTGCTTTTAACTTCCATGATTTCAGACAGGAAAGAAGCCCCGGCCGGAGCGGTGCGGTTTCACTTGCTTGTGCGGTCACTGCTCTGTGCGGAGAGGGTTTTCCTGAGGTCCTTTGCAGTCGAATGAAACACCGTGCAGACGCTGTGCTCCCTCAGCGAGTGAAGGAGCATTGACGGGCGGTCGGAGGCTGCTCCGCCTGCGAGAGGGCAGTGCAGGCACCTCTGGGTTGACGATGCAGAGCAGCGCGCTGCTCCGGCCGGGGCAGTCTCATCTGTCCTTGCAGCAGCGCCTGCAGCCCCGCACAGACATACCCTCCTGACAGAGCTCCGCAACCCCGCCCCGCACAGACAGACCCCCCGCAGAGCCCGCACCCCCCCTCCGGCAGACCCCCGCACAGAGAGAGCTCCGCACAGACAGACCCCCCGGCAGAGCCCCGCACAGACAGACCCCCCCGGCAGAGCCCCGCACCCCCACCCCGCACAGACAGACCCCTGCACAGACAGACACCCCCCACCCGCAGAGCCTCTCACAGACAGAGCCCCCGCAGAGCCCGCACCCCCCCTGGCAGACCCCCGCACAGACAGAGCCCCCGCAGAGCCCGCACCCCCCCCGGCAGACCCCCGCACAGACAgagccccgcaccccccccgGCAGACCCCCGCACAGACAgagccccgcacccccccccgGCAGACCCCCGCACAGACAgagccccgcaccccccccgGCAGACCCCCGCACAGACAgagccccgcaccccccccccgGCAGACCCCCGCCCAGACAGAGCCCCGCAGAGCCCGCACGCCCCGCAgccggcggggcgcggcgctGTGTCCCCGCCGGGCGGCAGCCGCTGTCCGGCAGCGCCCCCTGCGGGCGGCCCGCCTGACGCCGCGCTTGCCTTGCAGGGCGCACCGGGCGCTACACGCTGATCGAGAAATGGCGGGACACCGAGCGGCACCTGGCGCCGCACGAGAACCCCATCGTGTCGCTGAACAAGTGGGGACAGTACGCCAGCGACGTGCAGCTCATCCTGCGCCGCACCGGGCCCTCGCTGAGCGAGAGGCCGACTTCGGACAGCGTGGCTCGCATCCCGGAGAGGACTCTGTACCGGCAAAGCTTACCTCCCCTGGCCAAGCTGAGGCCTCCCGGCGACAAGGCCATGAAGAGGAGGGAGCCGAAAAGGAAATCCCTCACCTTCACCGGGGGGGCCAAGGGGTTAATGGACATCTTTGGGAAGAGCAAGGAGTCCGAGTTCAAGCAAAAGGTGCTCAACAACTGTAAGACGACAGCGGATGAGTTGAAGAAGCTGATCCATCTCCAGACGGAGAAACTTCAGTGCATGGAGAAACAGCTCGAGTCCAACGAGGCCGAGATCCGCTTCTGGGAGCAGAAGTACAACGCCAGCCTGGAGGAGGAAATCCTCAAGCTAGAGCAGAAGATCAAAAGGAACGAAGTGGAGATTGAAGAGGAAGAGTTCTGGGAAAACGAGCTGCAGATCGAACAGGAGAAcgagaagcagctgaaggagcagctgcaggagatgagGCAGAGGATCCTGGAGTGTGAGAGCAAGCTGAAGGACTATGTGTCTCAGATCCACAACATGGAAAGTGGCCTTGAAGCAGAGAAGTTGCAGCGGGAAGTTCAGGAGTCCCAAGTGAACGAAGAAGAGGTCAAGGAAAAGATCGAGAAGGTGAAGGGTGAAATTGATATTCAGGGCCAGCAGAGCCTGAGATTGGAAAACGGCATTAAAGCTGTAGAAAGGTCTTTGGGCCAAGCCACCAAACGGTTACAGGTAAGAACATCCTTTTTATCTGTAGCAAAGAAAAGTCAAAGACCTGAATGTCACCATTTTCTCTTACACAGATATGGAGCCCGTGAAAGAAAACGTGAGAAAGTTGCCACAGTGTATATGGgtagtaaaaggaagaaagtggtgctttcattttcaaattacattttagttttggggtttgtttttttttatttaacagcaGACAACTTGCATTCAAaacatctgaaacaaaacaaaacaccaaaaaaaaaaaaagaaaacaaaacatccaCATTGGTGGATGTATTCCTGGTCATTGAGAAGGCATGGGTGGCCTGCAGGTTGAGTGTTGAGTACCACATTACCTTTTGTTGTACTGGTGGGTGCTAAACAGGAATATAGTGTCTTGGCCTAACACCTTGAAAAGTATTAGACTTCAAACCTCTTCAAAAGTATTAGTCTTCAAACCCCTTTGTGTAGTTAATTTTTCAGGGAAATTTTCACCATCACAGCCTTTTATGAAGCTAAACTTCTGATTCTTGCCAGGTTTGTTTGGCAGCAAAATAGATTAATTAACAAGAACAGTCCAAAAGCAGCACCTGCATAGATGgatgaaaagtttaaaaacctGTTAGCTTACAgggcttttgttttaaagaaaagcatctcccttccttttcctaTCTGACTGGTGttcagggttttattttctgtacacCTCATACATTTGTGGCAcatgttaaaagaaaatccagtcGCTGGTTCCTTGTTGAAATTAATTATATCACTTGGAACGTGATAGAGCACAAAAGAGTAAACATAAATGGAAAACCAGCTTCTAGCTGAATGAGGTGAACCAAAGATTGTGGCTCCTGGGATGTTAATGTGCCATGTAAGATAGGACTGAGGCATCACACATCAGTCTGGATTGTGATTCTTGCTGTATTCCTGGGATTCACAGTCTGTGTTCCACAATAGTGCAGTTATAGTAAGGTAAATCTGCTGTGAATATGTAAAGGGATTTTGCATCCTTACCCCTGAACTCCTAGAGCCATGTCAATGTAAGCTGTTTTTACTAAATGAGGAGGggtaaaaataatcttttcatCCAAAGcaaaatggatcaaaactgtAAGCAGTTTTGGTCATATTTATCTATGCTAAGTTTTCAGGCACACTACACTAACTGAAACACACACTGCACTAACTGAAAGCATCAAATCCTTTGTAGGTATTATCACTCATCCTCAGCACCACTCATAGAGGCTATGATTGAGTTCAAAGTCTTtcatgctttggtttttttcataggCTAGGATTTCATTTCCTCAGGAAAGTTCCTTTTAAATTCAGATCTTCCAAGCTTGTTCCAAACCTAAAGTTGCATTAATCTGGAAGTCCAGGAGAAAATAAACTCAGCTGTATTATACAGTTTTGGAGAgacaaaatggatttttaaattttttttttttattttttttttcacactggaGGTTAAAAATTAGTATTCATAGAACTGCTAGTTTGAAAATAGAAAAGTTGAGTGTTTTTATAGATTTTTTggtaaagaaggaaagaaaacgTTGGTTCACTAGATTTAAAGTGGTAAGAACAAGTAGGTGGTGCTTTTTAGTAACATCTTTCATTCCTTTTCTCTAGCCATCTCAATAATACTCCTTTCCAGCAGTAGATGACTATGTTCATTTAAGGATCCGGTGCagccctctgctctccctgttTCTCAAGGAAGATTTTAACTACAAAAACCccctaaaacaaaaaaacaaaatcctacCCTTCATCGGGTAGTTCTCACGAAAGTTTCACACTCAGGTACTAAGAGCTTAAACCAGTAAGATTTGGGGTGATAGTTTGCTTTTTTACCTTAATTCCTGTGAATGTTGAGAAATGTCAGGAGCAAGTTATTGATTATAGTTCTGCTAACCTATGGGTTTCAGTcttttgggatttttaaaaaaagacttaatTGCATTCAGTAGCAACTTTGTTACAATCTCATAAAACACAGAGCTCTAGAATTAACATTGTATTAAGACAGTTGAGAGCTTCTGTGTCCCAAGTGTCTCCCTTGTAGAGTCCAACAGGCCtaaaagaaatagaattttaCTGTAGAATTGTCTTAGAATTTGGAGGTGGCCTGGTTTCCATTTCTCAGTCTATTTTCTCTGAAAGCTCATAGCCAATGAATGGGAACACAAGTCAAGCACAGGAAGCCAAGACCAACCACATGATATGCATCAGGTCAAACACTAATCCCTGAAAAAGCGATTGACATTATAAAAGGTCCTAATTTAGACATCAGATCATTTGTGTTAATTTTCTTACTAACTGTTGAATTCAGCCTCAACTGTGACCTCACTGCATGTTTAAAATGAATCAGGGCTGTGCTGTTGGGGACTGTTTCTAGAACAGATCCACAATACTCTTCTTCCCCAATCTTTGTGTGAGTTGATGTATAATTCTGCTTACACAAAATAGGGAAAGGATGGTTGACTTGACCTCCATCTCTTGCCAAAATGAAGATGTAGCTGTATGCACTGCATGGAAATGGCCGCAAACGTGTTGCCTGGCATCTGTGTGGCCAAGTGGGTGAAGCCCATCCTGGCTGTGGAAG carries:
- the RASSF8 gene encoding ras association domain-containing protein 8 gives rise to the protein MELKVWVDGVQRIVCGVTEVTTCQEVVIALAQAIGRTGRYTLIEKWRDTERHLAPHENPIVSLNKWGQYASDVQLILRRTGPSLSERPTSDSVARIPERTLYRQSLPPLAKLRPPGDKAMKRREPKRKSLTFTGGAKGLMDIFGKSKESEFKQKVLNNCKTTADELKKLIHLQTEKLQCMEKQLESNEAEIRFWEQKYNASLEEEILKLEQKIKRNEVEIEEEEFWENELQIEQENEKQLKEQLQEMRQRILECESKLKDYVSQIHNMESGLEAEKLQREVQESQVNEEEVKEKIEKVKGEIDIQGQQSLRLENGIKAVERSLGQATKRLQDREQELEQLTKELRQVNLQQFIQQTGTKVTVLPADPVEVEAPHVELEREPTFQSGSLKRPGSSRQLPSNLRILQNPLSSGFNPEGIYV